A region from the Halobacillus mangrovi genome encodes:
- a CDS encoding thiamine phosphate synthase, which translates to MKLIAVTDGKKEEDKLVPKILLISPYVDGVILREKQKALPDYLSLVNRLIECGLPKEKLYVHRHYSLVKDTGIRNLHLPEKGYSLREVRRTFPHITLGVSVHSLESAHQVEKDGADYVIFGHIYSTNSKKGVAPRGLELLQKMTSSLSIPVLAIGGIHSHHMKEVAKAGATGVAVMSGVFGEKNPLQAVKKYKKEALVYDRSR; encoded by the coding sequence TTGAAACTAATTGCTGTAACCGATGGAAAAAAGGAAGAAGATAAGCTGGTACCTAAGATTCTTCTGATCTCGCCTTATGTTGATGGTGTCATTCTGAGAGAAAAACAAAAAGCGCTTCCGGACTACCTCTCTCTCGTGAATCGTTTGATAGAATGTGGGCTTCCAAAAGAAAAGCTGTATGTTCATAGGCATTATTCTCTTGTAAAAGACACAGGGATTCGAAACCTTCACTTGCCGGAAAAAGGCTATTCTCTCAGAGAAGTTAGACGTACTTTTCCACATATAACTCTCGGGGTTTCTGTTCATTCTCTGGAGTCTGCTCATCAAGTTGAGAAGGATGGGGCTGATTATGTGATATTTGGACATATCTATTCCACCAATAGTAAAAAAGGTGTGGCTCCACGAGGATTGGAACTGCTTCAAAAGATGACTTCTTCACTTAGCATTCCTGTCCTAGCGATTGGGGGCATTCATAGTCACCATATGAAAGAGGTAGCAAAAGCTGGCGCAACAGGTGTAGCGGTGATGTCAGGTGTCTTCGGTGAAAAGAATCCACTTCAAGCTGTGAAAAAATATAAAAAGGAGGCTTTGGTTTATGACCGATCGCGTTGA
- a CDS encoding M14 family zinc carboxypeptidase — protein MKKQLIAGIAALGLFAVPITASADSPKWHNVNVNETLDEEDGSLFNSENYDFVKYSKVDDKLREIDERSNRITVETPAKSSAGNDLYVVTISDPTEKGKYGYQKSLRKKMFKNPEKADKFIEKHPDFKVPVMINASIHGTEFVGSDAALQLIERFVTAEDEKTKELLENHILIFNVVANPDGRIDATRFNSNGFDLNRDFITQSQVETRHTVDLIKEWNPMVFLDLHGYVKGYGGPDNPGLIEPCTPPHNPNYEYDLFSNWAMDQAKAMEGNIVDHRSEYDNTSNVDYQSMKGTYIPQRDDTAGWDDYPPIFTPMYAMYHGAYGYTLEAPTNDWDGVKWHYDAVMGALEFSNQNKEEMIKDQIEVFKRGIQFDHPYHTEGFFPKAYILPVDKEDPTATEKAVEHLEFNDIQVSSSKKDFTYDGVNYPAGTYIVDMSQAKAGLANTMLWDGEDITDITPAMYDISAWNLPELWGFEAIEVDADSSFNVKVHDVKKVTTDGDLVGDGPYVIPNSSVKAVNLVNTLIDQGFDVKKGKDHFYVNAKETPELRKLVEKSGITVKTEDVVKGETLDAQKVTVLKDGGIYKSQSHAGTLAALQRLGFDVEEITPRQLAAEGLRDTDVFFFSGTSRMISYNNSTANEEFGLEDESQYKAFKQNIQSFVEDGGKYIAVGTGGSEATKQLGLTEVTVNTAGSNSNGIVRVDYSPSPLTSGYESTDYGFVYQPVWYTNVESVNVHASLDNTDVFFVAGHWENREGAQGQPVIVNEKDQDVTLIGLEAGFRDHTDYLFRLFSNAIFTK, from the coding sequence ATGAAGAAGCAACTTATTGCTGGAATAGCGGCCCTCGGGTTGTTTGCTGTGCCGATAACGGCTTCAGCAGATTCGCCGAAATGGCATAACGTCAACGTAAATGAAACGTTGGACGAAGAAGATGGGAGTCTATTTAATAGTGAAAACTATGATTTTGTGAAGTATTCGAAAGTGGATGACAAGCTTAGAGAGATTGATGAAAGAAGTAATCGAATCACAGTAGAAACACCTGCAAAATCTTCTGCAGGAAATGATCTTTATGTAGTAACGATTTCTGATCCCACGGAGAAAGGGAAGTATGGCTATCAAAAATCATTAAGAAAGAAAATGTTTAAGAACCCTGAAAAGGCTGATAAATTTATCGAGAAACATCCGGATTTTAAAGTGCCTGTAATGATTAACGCATCCATTCACGGTACAGAATTCGTAGGTTCTGACGCTGCGTTACAATTGATTGAGAGATTCGTGACAGCGGAAGATGAGAAAACAAAAGAACTGCTTGAAAATCACATCTTAATTTTCAATGTAGTTGCCAACCCTGACGGTCGCATTGATGCGACTCGATTTAACAGCAATGGTTTTGATTTAAACCGTGATTTTATTACACAATCCCAAGTTGAAACAAGACATACAGTAGATCTAATTAAAGAATGGAATCCAATGGTCTTCCTTGACTTACATGGTTATGTGAAAGGCTACGGGGGACCTGACAACCCTGGCTTAATTGAACCATGTACACCACCGCATAACCCTAACTATGAATATGATCTATTCTCGAATTGGGCAATGGACCAGGCAAAGGCCATGGAAGGAAATATTGTGGATCACCGCAGTGAGTACGACAATACGTCAAATGTTGACTATCAATCCATGAAAGGCACCTATATCCCTCAGCGTGATGATACAGCTGGCTGGGATGATTACCCGCCAATTTTTACTCCGATGTATGCGATGTACCACGGTGCATACGGCTATACGCTTGAAGCGCCAACCAATGATTGGGATGGCGTGAAATGGCATTATGATGCCGTCATGGGAGCACTTGAATTTTCTAACCAAAACAAAGAAGAAATGATCAAAGATCAGATTGAGGTATTTAAACGAGGCATTCAATTTGACCATCCGTATCATACAGAAGGCTTCTTTCCAAAAGCCTATATTTTACCTGTAGATAAAGAGGATCCGACAGCAACAGAAAAAGCGGTAGAACATCTTGAGTTCAACGATATTCAAGTCTCTTCCTCTAAAAAAGATTTCACTTATGATGGGGTGAACTATCCTGCTGGAACTTACATCGTGGATATGAGCCAGGCAAAAGCAGGACTTGCAAACACGATGTTATGGGATGGTGAAGATATTACCGATATTACACCGGCTATGTATGATATTTCGGCTTGGAATTTACCTGAATTATGGGGATTTGAAGCGATCGAAGTCGATGCCGATAGCTCGTTTAACGTGAAAGTGCATGATGTTAAGAAGGTAACTACGGACGGTGACTTGGTCGGTGATGGCCCGTATGTAATTCCCAATTCTTCTGTGAAAGCAGTCAATCTCGTCAATACACTGATAGATCAAGGGTTTGATGTAAAAAAAGGGAAAGATCATTTCTACGTGAATGCGAAGGAAACCCCTGAATTGAGAAAACTGGTTGAGAAGTCGGGCATTACTGTGAAGACTGAAGACGTGGTGAAGGGTGAAACACTGGATGCTCAAAAAGTGACCGTCCTCAAAGATGGCGGCATCTACAAATCACAATCGCATGCAGGCACATTGGCTGCTCTGCAACGATTAGGGTTTGATGTTGAAGAGATAACACCACGGCAGCTTGCAGCAGAAGGGCTCCGGGATACAGATGTTTTCTTCTTCAGCGGAACGTCCCGCATGATTTCTTATAACAATTCTACTGCGAATGAGGAATTCGGGCTTGAAGATGAGAGCCAATATAAAGCATTTAAACAAAATATCCAATCCTTTGTAGAAGATGGCGGCAAATATATTGCTGTAGGAACTGGTGGATCTGAAGCAACGAAACAGCTTGGCTTAACAGAGGTGACCGTTAATACAGCCGGTTCTAACAGCAATGGAATCGTAAGAGTTGACTATAGTCCATCACCACTAACTTCTGGATATGAGTCCACTGATTATGGTTTTGTCTATCAACCCGTATGGTACACAAACGTTGAATCGGTAAACGTCCACGCCTCCTTAGACAACACGGATGTTTTCTTTGTTGCTGGACACTGGGAAAACCGTGAAGGAGCACAGGGACAGCCTGTAATCGTAAATGAAAAAGATCAAGACGTAACATTAATCGGACTTGAAGCAGGGTTCCGAGACCATACCGATTACTTATTCCGCCTGTTCTCCAACGCGATTTTTACCAAATAA
- a CDS encoding SDR family oxidoreductase has product MMSHNNKLEGKVALVTGGGSGMGKASAIQLAKEGAKVAVIDIKEEDAQETKKEIKSIGGEAFIIEADVSKEEEIQQCYKQLIDHFGRLDIIFANAGINGKITPIEDMAVEDWDNTLETNLRSTFLTVKHSIPYMKKEGGSIIITSSVNGNRVFSNFGFSAYSSSKAGQMAFGKMAALELARYQIRVNIICPGAIQTSIDENTHPEEGALEKIKIPVEYPEGNQPLQNRPGRPEEVADLIVFLASDSSRHITGTELYIDGAGSLL; this is encoded by the coding sequence ATGATGTCCCACAATAATAAGTTAGAAGGAAAAGTAGCTTTAGTGACTGGAGGCGGCTCAGGAATGGGGAAAGCATCAGCCATTCAGCTTGCTAAAGAAGGAGCAAAGGTTGCGGTTATAGACATTAAAGAAGAAGACGCACAGGAAACGAAGAAAGAAATCAAGTCTATTGGTGGAGAGGCATTTATTATTGAAGCTGATGTTTCTAAAGAGGAAGAAATTCAACAATGTTACAAGCAGCTCATCGACCACTTCGGAAGATTAGATATTATTTTTGCCAATGCGGGCATTAATGGGAAAATCACCCCGATTGAAGATATGGCTGTAGAAGATTGGGACAACACTTTGGAAACCAATTTAAGAAGCACTTTCTTAACTGTGAAACATTCGATTCCCTATATGAAAAAAGAAGGTGGCAGCATTATTATTACAAGCTCCGTAAACGGAAATCGCGTCTTCTCCAACTTCGGGTTTTCTGCCTACAGCTCATCGAAGGCCGGACAGATGGCTTTTGGTAAAATGGCTGCTCTGGAATTAGCGCGGTATCAAATTAGGGTTAACATTATCTGCCCTGGTGCCATTCAAACAAGTATCGATGAAAATACACACCCTGAGGAGGGGGCACTTGAAAAAATTAAAATTCCTGTAGAGTATCCCGAGGGAAATCAGCCTTTGCAAAACCGGCCAGGACGTCCTGAAGAGGTGGCTGATCTTATTGTATTCCTGGCTTCTGATTCTTCAAGGCACATTACAGGAACAGAATTGTATATTGATGGAGCCGGCTCCTTGCTTTAA
- a CDS encoding M20/M25/M40 family metallo-hydrolase: protein MKKISVMLFTLIFGMLTIVGNASANPVTYDPSLAHKDGAMAYKHMEYLAYDIGSRIAGSENERKAAEYIEGQFDRVGLDTEVQEFDYSSTKSSSNVVAYKEGKSTKQIIVGAHYDSVSAGLGVDDNASGVGVLLETAEVLKNIKTPYSIVFIAFGAEEVGLQGSKYYTNHMSEEEIENTIGMINLDSLAVGDQMYVYGNAGEDGFIRDQALAIADKKKLDVETNPGLNPHYPAGTTGDWSDHAPFKSKGIPYGYLEATNWEIGDLDGYQQTVEHGGIWHTENDTLEFIEEEYPDRVQEHLSTFSTLLTDLLKFMNKTSTSK from the coding sequence ATGAAAAAAATTTCAGTTATGCTATTTACACTAATCTTTGGAATGCTTACAATCGTCGGCAATGCTTCTGCGAATCCTGTTACATATGACCCATCACTCGCTCATAAAGATGGAGCCATGGCTTATAAGCATATGGAGTATTTAGCTTATGACATTGGTTCAAGAATCGCAGGGTCAGAAAATGAAAGAAAAGCAGCCGAGTATATCGAGGGACAGTTTGACCGAGTCGGTTTGGACACAGAAGTTCAGGAGTTTGATTATTCCTCTACAAAATCTTCATCCAATGTAGTTGCTTATAAAGAAGGCAAATCTACCAAACAGATTATTGTAGGGGCTCACTATGATTCCGTTTCTGCCGGACTCGGAGTAGATGATAATGCTTCAGGTGTAGGGGTCCTACTAGAAACGGCAGAAGTTTTAAAGAATATTAAGACTCCATATTCTATTGTATTTATTGCATTCGGAGCAGAAGAAGTAGGGTTACAAGGTTCTAAATACTATACAAATCATATGTCAGAAGAAGAGATTGAAAACACCATAGGCATGATTAACTTAGACAGCCTGGCTGTAGGAGATCAAATGTATGTGTATGGAAATGCCGGAGAAGATGGATTCATTCGCGACCAGGCGTTAGCTATTGCCGATAAGAAGAAGTTAGATGTAGAAACCAATCCAGGTCTCAACCCTCATTATCCAGCGGGTACAACAGGGGATTGGAGTGATCATGCTCCGTTTAAATCGAAAGGCATTCCTTATGGATATTTGGAAGCAACAAATTGGGAAATTGGCGATCTGGATGGCTATCAACAAACAGTAGAACATGGAGGTATATGGCATACGGAAAATGATACGCTAGAGTTTATTGAGGAAGAGTATCCTGACCGGGTTCAGGAGCACTTATCGACGTTTAGTACATTGCTCACGGATTTGCTGAAGTTCATGAACAAAACGAGTACTTCTAAATAA
- a CDS encoding hydroxyacid dehydrogenase: MKILISEVIWQEGLDVLERQGYEIEYDDQLVQDRPKLLAKVKEVDALIIRNLTQVDEELLQAGSKLKVIGRLGVGLDNIEVEAAKKKGIQVVYAKNANATSVAEYVMSAVLSSNRSLDDANEDVRKGRWDRKMHTGGEVYGKTLGLVGLGEIAHRVAKRAHAFGMDVVGFDPFITEYDHVVAETGVKTKSSLDEVLAMSDFISVHVPLTPSTVSLIDSEAFQVMKSKAYVINTSRGGIVNESDLEKAISKGRIAGAYLDVFEVEPLDKDHPLLSHSNVVITPHIAGLTEESQVRTSVLVAKEVTKVLNGLPSLCVV, from the coding sequence ATGAAAATATTAATTAGTGAAGTTATTTGGCAAGAAGGATTGGACGTACTAGAACGGCAAGGATATGAAATCGAATATGACGATCAGCTTGTACAAGATAGACCCAAATTATTGGCAAAGGTAAAAGAAGTGGACGCTTTGATTATACGTAATCTAACCCAGGTTGACGAAGAACTTTTACAAGCCGGTTCCAAACTAAAAGTCATTGGTCGTCTTGGTGTGGGTCTCGACAATATTGAGGTAGAAGCTGCGAAGAAAAAAGGTATACAAGTTGTATATGCCAAAAATGCTAATGCCACTTCGGTCGCTGAATATGTGATGAGCGCTGTCCTCAGCTCAAATCGATCTCTGGACGATGCGAATGAAGATGTACGTAAAGGAAGATGGGACAGAAAAATGCATACAGGAGGAGAGGTGTACGGAAAAACATTAGGCCTAGTTGGACTCGGGGAGATCGCTCACCGAGTAGCTAAACGAGCGCATGCATTCGGAATGGATGTAGTCGGATTTGATCCATTTATTACTGAGTATGACCACGTGGTTGCAGAAACAGGAGTTAAGACAAAATCGTCACTGGATGAAGTGTTGGCCATGTCTGATTTCATATCCGTCCATGTGCCATTGACTCCATCGACAGTTTCTTTAATTGATTCTGAAGCTTTCCAAGTGATGAAATCAAAGGCATATGTAATTAATACATCACGAGGAGGAATCGTCAATGAATCAGATTTGGAAAAAGCTATAAGTAAAGGTCGCATAGCGGGTGCCTATCTTGATGTATTTGAAGTGGAACCATTAGATAAAGATCACCCTTTACTCTCTCATTCGAATGTGGTTATTACTCCACACATTGCAGGGCTTACAGAAGAATCGCAGGTAAGGACCTCAGTTTTAGTAGCAAAAGAAGTGACAAAAGTACTTAATGGACTCCCTTCTCTCTGTGTAGTATAG
- a CDS encoding TspO/MBR family protein, with amino-acid sequence MGKFIMNLIAYLLVITVNGLANVLPLNGQTTGEISNKLNVLFTPAGYVFSIWGLIYILLGVWVIRQFPASRRNLPVYQTTSGLFVLSSILNTLWIFMWHYEFFGLSVIVMLLLLITLIRLYVKLKAANASFFDILPFSVYLGWISVATIANISYYLTYIGWDGFGISASIWTFLLLIVATFLALIFMNTQKDWVYPLVFVWAFIGIGVKNQDADVPLVVYSAYILAAILLVITVIFAFKQRR; translated from the coding sequence ATGGGCAAATTCATCATGAACCTGATCGCTTATCTTCTCGTGATAACCGTGAATGGACTCGCTAATGTGTTACCCTTAAATGGTCAGACCACCGGTGAGATTTCAAACAAGCTGAATGTGCTATTCACACCAGCTGGGTATGTCTTCAGTATTTGGGGATTAATTTATATCCTCTTAGGTGTTTGGGTCATTCGTCAATTCCCTGCAAGTCGCAGGAACCTGCCTGTTTACCAAACCACCAGCGGTCTATTTGTTTTAAGTTCTATCTTAAACACCCTTTGGATTTTCATGTGGCACTATGAATTCTTTGGTCTTTCAGTTATTGTAATGCTTCTCTTACTCATCACTCTTATTCGTCTATATGTAAAATTGAAGGCCGCAAATGCTTCTTTTTTCGATATCCTGCCATTTTCCGTTTATCTAGGGTGGATCAGCGTCGCTACGATTGCCAACATAAGTTACTATCTGACCTACATTGGCTGGGATGGCTTTGGGATTTCTGCCTCAATTTGGACGTTCTTGCTGTTAATCGTAGCAACCTTTCTGGCTCTTATATTTATGAACACTCAAAAGGACTGGGTGTACCCATTAGTGTTTGTCTGGGCTTTCATTGGAATAGGGGTAAAAAATCAGGATGCTGATGTACCGCTTGTGGTGTACTCTGCTTACATCTTAGCAGCGATTCTCCTGGTCATAACTGTGATCTTTGCGTTTAAGCAAAGAAGATAA
- a CDS encoding ornithine--oxo-acid transaminase gives MNTTTVHSKSIMDQTERYGAKNYHPLPIVISEAEGVWVKDPEGNRYMDMLSAYSAVNQGHRHPKLIEALKKQADRVTLTSRAFHNDQLAPFYKKVSELTGKDMVLPMNTGAEAVETAIKTIRRWAYDKKGIPEGKAEIIACEGNFHGRTMTAVSLSSDEENKRNFGPGLPGIKLIPYGDLEALKQAITPNTAGFLLEPIQGEAGIVIPPEGFLKEAYDVCKKENVLFVADEIQSGLGRSGKMFACDWEDVKPDMYILGKALGGGVMPISCVAADQGVLGVFTPGSHGSTFGGNPLACAVSIASLEVIEEEKLAERSLKLGQYFQDRLKEIDNPAIKEVRGKGLFVGVELSEPARPYCEKLKEEGLLCKETHETVIRFAPPLVISEEDLEWAIEKISNVLSNVKPA, from the coding sequence ATGAACACCACAACTGTGCATTCCAAAAGCATTATGGATCAGACCGAACGTTATGGAGCGAAAAATTACCATCCGCTCCCGATTGTCATCTCAGAGGCAGAAGGCGTCTGGGTCAAAGATCCTGAGGGCAATCGATATATGGATATGCTGAGTGCCTACTCGGCAGTCAATCAGGGGCATAGACACCCGAAGCTTATTGAAGCTTTAAAAAAACAGGCGGATCGCGTGACGTTAACCTCCCGTGCTTTCCACAATGATCAGCTGGCTCCTTTTTATAAAAAGGTTTCTGAATTGACCGGAAAAGATATGGTGCTTCCCATGAATACTGGAGCGGAAGCGGTAGAAACGGCAATTAAGACCATCCGACGCTGGGCGTATGACAAAAAGGGTATCCCGGAAGGAAAAGCGGAAATCATCGCCTGTGAAGGGAATTTTCACGGAAGAACGATGACCGCGGTGTCCCTCTCATCGGATGAAGAGAACAAACGCAACTTCGGGCCGGGGTTGCCTGGGATTAAATTGATTCCTTATGGAGATCTGGAAGCTTTAAAACAAGCCATTACACCAAATACCGCAGGATTCTTGCTTGAGCCGATCCAGGGAGAAGCAGGGATCGTTATTCCGCCGGAAGGATTCTTAAAGGAAGCTTACGATGTGTGTAAGAAAGAGAATGTTCTTTTTGTAGCCGATGAAATTCAGTCGGGTCTTGGACGTTCTGGAAAAATGTTTGCTTGCGATTGGGAAGATGTGAAGCCTGATATGTATATCCTTGGTAAAGCATTAGGTGGAGGTGTGATGCCGATCTCCTGTGTTGCTGCCGATCAAGGAGTGCTGGGTGTATTCACCCCAGGCTCTCACGGATCGACATTTGGCGGAAATCCATTAGCCTGTGCTGTTTCTATTGCTTCATTAGAAGTTATTGAAGAGGAGAAATTAGCAGAGCGATCATTAAAACTCGGCCAGTATTTCCAAGATCGTTTAAAAGAAATTGATAATCCGGCTATTAAGGAAGTGCGAGGAAAAGGATTGTTTGTCGGCGTTGAACTAAGTGAACCAGCTCGTCCTTATTGTGAAAAGCTGAAAGAAGAGGGGCTGCTTTGCAAGGAAACGCACGAAACTGTCATCCGTTTTGCCCCTCCACTAGTGATCAGTGAAGAAGATCTTGAATGGGCGATCGAGAAGATATCGAATGTATTATCAAATGTGAAGCCAGCATAG
- a CDS encoding S8 family peptidase: MLGFSIIQLTKDHSDRLDKELRTRLVHLYKPMRRIPCFLHSLLEKYLVKYKTFPVIIEFKGDEIYSGMNKIESLIDKERKCKINQQLPGAGCCSGTLTASGIEKLLTNECHIRKIYYDREVRALVDVSSPSERSHKLNELDLTGKGVNIAVVDTGLYPHEDLTQPNNRIVAFKDIVHNREDPYDDNGHGTHCAGDAAGNGFSSDFQYRGPASEAGVIGVKVLNQAGSGSLSTVMAGIQWCIDHKEEHHIDVISLSLGAAPDDSDCNDPLVQIVERAWSSGIFVCVAAGNSGPDERTIATPGISPKVVTVGALDDGATAGQGDKEIASFSSRGPACGGVIKPDLVAPGVNVISLRSPGSFLDKTTKANRIETNYFSLSGTSMSTPICAGVAALILHAHPEYTPDQVKQKLINGAVDMGLPANIQGAGYLDAEKAVEASIIHNN; encoded by the coding sequence ATGCTAGGATTCTCTATAATCCAGCTAACTAAAGATCATAGTGATCGGTTGGATAAAGAACTGCGGACAAGGCTGGTCCATTTATACAAACCAATGCGTCGGATCCCTTGTTTTTTGCACAGTTTACTGGAAAAGTACTTGGTGAAATATAAAACGTTCCCAGTTATCATTGAATTTAAAGGCGACGAGATCTATTCCGGCATGAATAAAATTGAGTCTCTAATTGATAAGGAAAGAAAATGCAAGATTAATCAACAACTTCCTGGGGCAGGGTGTTGCTCTGGAACCCTAACGGCATCTGGAATCGAAAAGCTTTTAACAAATGAATGTCACATACGAAAGATTTATTATGACCGTGAAGTGAGAGCATTGGTAGATGTTTCTTCTCCATCCGAACGTTCTCATAAATTAAATGAGCTCGACCTGACTGGAAAAGGAGTAAATATTGCTGTTGTCGATACAGGCTTGTATCCGCATGAAGATCTTACCCAGCCGAATAACCGAATCGTTGCTTTTAAGGATATCGTTCATAACCGTGAAGATCCTTATGACGATAATGGACATGGAACCCACTGTGCTGGCGACGCTGCTGGAAACGGATTTTCCTCCGACTTTCAATATCGCGGCCCGGCTTCAGAAGCAGGTGTGATTGGGGTTAAAGTGTTGAACCAAGCTGGATCGGGTTCACTCTCTACGGTTATGGCAGGAATTCAATGGTGTATCGACCATAAAGAAGAACATCACATTGACGTGATTTCTTTGTCATTAGGTGCTGCGCCTGATGACTCAGACTGCAATGATCCTCTAGTGCAAATTGTTGAGCGAGCATGGAGTAGTGGGATCTTCGTTTGTGTAGCAGCTGGTAATTCAGGTCCTGATGAACGAACGATTGCCACCCCTGGGATCAGTCCAAAGGTTGTGACTGTTGGTGCACTGGATGATGGTGCTACGGCAGGTCAAGGCGATAAAGAGATCGCCTCATTCTCAAGTCGAGGTCCAGCTTGTGGAGGTGTGATCAAACCGGATTTAGTTGCTCCAGGAGTGAATGTAATTTCTTTAAGGTCCCCCGGATCTTTCCTCGACAAGACAACAAAAGCAAATCGAATTGAAACGAATTATTTCAGTTTATCGGGTACGTCGATGTCTACTCCGATCTGTGCTGGTGTCGCAGCTCTCATTCTTCATGCACACCCAGAATATACCCCCGATCAAGTTAAGCAGAAGTTAATCAATGGAGCGGTGGATATGGGGCTGCCGGCAAATATTCAAGGAGCAGGTTATTTGGATGCTGAGAAGGCTGTAGAGGCCAGCATAATTCATAACAATTAA
- the thiO gene encoding glycine oxidase ThiO, with protein MTDRVETLIIGGGIIGHSISYYLNKSGVSTVVVEKSSSGSKATRAAAGMLGVHTENKQASVFHKLCETSRNLYKELSKELRNLTSIDIGLSEYGMIEISVDSEHERELAAKKEEFPDLDWITAEEMNHRYPYIKKTGGALFMKEDGHVEPANTCEAFKRAALFYGGRLIENNTVLGIEKVNEGYQVQLETGTLIAETVVVSSGADSGRWFEATGLENPIVPTKGECFSLFPARQYFKETLFFRNFYLVPKLDGRYVIGATSIPRDRSTTTTGGGLARLMNDVFAVLPGLADEPFQACWSGIRPGSVDDLPIIGEHPNLSGLYFATGHYRNGILLAPVTGQMIRDFIVENEVPYPEKEMLSPGRLATHERRVTL; from the coding sequence ATGACCGATCGCGTTGAAACTCTCATCATCGGGGGAGGGATTATTGGTCATTCGATATCCTACTACCTGAATAAAAGTGGCGTTTCAACAGTAGTCGTTGAAAAGTCATCCAGTGGAAGTAAAGCCACAAGAGCAGCGGCTGGTATGCTCGGTGTTCATACGGAAAATAAACAGGCGAGTGTATTTCATAAGCTTTGCGAGACAAGTCGGAACTTATATAAGGAATTATCGAAAGAGCTGCGAAACCTCACATCAATTGATATTGGTCTTTCTGAATATGGAATGATTGAAATTTCTGTGGACTCAGAACATGAAAGAGAACTGGCTGCCAAAAAGGAAGAATTTCCTGACTTAGATTGGATTACGGCAGAGGAAATGAATCATCGCTACCCCTATATTAAGAAAACAGGCGGGGCACTGTTTATGAAAGAAGATGGTCATGTTGAGCCTGCTAATACGTGTGAGGCGTTCAAGAGAGCTGCACTTTTTTATGGAGGTAGACTAATAGAAAACAATACTGTACTTGGGATCGAAAAGGTGAATGAAGGGTATCAGGTACAGCTTGAAACAGGAACTCTTATAGCTGAGACAGTAGTTGTGTCTTCAGGAGCTGACAGTGGGCGCTGGTTTGAAGCGACTGGGCTTGAAAATCCGATAGTCCCTACGAAAGGAGAATGTTTTTCTTTGTTTCCTGCCAGGCAGTATTTCAAAGAAACATTGTTCTTCCGTAATTTTTACCTTGTGCCTAAACTGGATGGTCGTTACGTCATAGGAGCCACTTCGATTCCGAGAGACAGGAGCACCACAACAACCGGCGGCGGATTAGCAAGGTTAATGAATGACGTATTTGCTGTTCTCCCAGGATTGGCGGATGAACCTTTTCAGGCATGCTGGTCAGGAATTAGACCAGGTTCCGTAGATGACTTGCCGATTATCGGTGAACATCCGAATCTTTCAGGTCTCTATTTTGCTACAGGGCATTACCGCAATGGAATCTTGCTTGCTCCAGTAACTGGACAGATGATCAGAGATTTTATAGTAGAAAATGAAGTTCCCTA